A DNA window from Anastrepha obliqua isolate idAnaObli1 chromosome 5, idAnaObli1_1.0, whole genome shotgun sequence contains the following coding sequences:
- the LOC129248335 gene encoding PI-PLC X domain-containing protein 2 translates to MDKAQWMTSLPSQLRNMAIINLAIPGSHNTMSYGIKSGAKPSPDAEKSTIWLNFCFPWFVRRWAKTQSSCISEQLLLGVRYFDLRVCQKNEKFFFAHGLFAMEVFDPLEDLKQYLLSHKGEVCILDFQHFYDMNVKHHVKLHDRLLELFGSLLYSKSDGTLADFTLNRCSTLGRQVFLIYRRCPVLLPNEFWPSNSWPTPWPNVTSVKKLETYLQNSLLSRKPTQGFISQCILTPSGKYIALRCFSSLHRTAKKVDKKIQPWIEEQMPGPFQENEPPKTNVFITDFVNLNDGQFCNSVVELNFKIENRLQIGDA, encoded by the exons atggATAAGGCGCAGTGGATGACATCACTTCCAAGCCAGTTGAGAAATATGGCCATTATCAACCTTGCGATACCCG GTTCTCATAATACAATGTCTTATGGAATAAAGTCTGGAGCAAAGCCTTCACCTGACGCCGAAAAGTCCACAATATGGCTGAATTTCTGTTTTCCGTGGTTTGTGCGACGTTGGGCAAAAACACAATCTTCCTGTATTTCAGAACAATTACTATTGGGAGTTCGATATTTCGATTTGCGTGTATgccaaaaaaatgagaaattctTTTTCGCACACGGACTCTTTGCTATGGAGGTGTTTGATCCTCTGGAAGATCTCAAACAGTATTTGCTTTCACATAAAGGGGAGGTTTGCATATTAGACTTCCAACATTTTTACGATATGAATGTGAAACATCATGTAAAACTACACGACCGCTTGCTAGAATTGTTTGGCTCTCTTTTGTACTCAAAATCTGATGGGACCTTGGCCGATTTTACGCTGAATAGATGTAGCACATTGGGCCGAcaagtatttttgatttatcgtCGTTGCCCTGTGCTACTTCCAAATGAATTTTGGCCAAGTAATAGTTGGCCGACTCCATGGCCAAATGTAACTTCCGTAAAAAAACTTGAAACATATCTTCAAAATTCACTACTTTCCCGAAAACCAACGCAAGGTTTCATATCTCAATGCATTTTGACGCCTTCCGGAAAGTACATAGCTTTAAG ATGTTTTTCCTCGTTGCATAGAACTGCAAAAAAAGTAGACAAAAAAATACAACCGTGGATTGAAGAACAAATGCCTGGACCCTTTCAAGAAAATGAACCTCCTAAGACCAATGTCTTTATTAccgattttgtaaatttaaatgacGGCCAATTTTGTAACTCGGTTGtagaattgaattttaaaattgaaaatcgtttaCAAATTGGCGACGCCTGA